Proteins encoded in a region of the Gulosibacter sediminis genome:
- a CDS encoding amino acid ABC transporter permease: MIFERWGEWFPQLVEGLGMSLALTGVTAALGLPFGLLFAVISVGGPVWVRRLMVAFIEVCRGIPLLAVIYLFYFGLPDAGITLTAFVTMVMAHGLNLAAYSSEVFRAGILHVPKGQTEAVSSLGISPTKGFFHVVLPQALRAVLGPLTSLLIMVFQSTSLAFAIGVGELTSKAFSIGAMTFQYFNVLVLAGVMYAVICIVSSRIVANVEHRLKVER; the protein is encoded by the coding sequence ATGATTTTCGAGCGTTGGGGAGAATGGTTCCCTCAGCTCGTCGAGGGGCTGGGAATGTCATTGGCGCTCACCGGCGTCACGGCGGCACTCGGTCTGCCATTCGGATTGCTGTTCGCAGTAATTAGCGTTGGCGGCCCGGTCTGGGTGCGCCGATTGATGGTGGCCTTTATCGAGGTCTGTCGAGGAATTCCGCTGCTCGCGGTCATCTACCTGTTCTATTTCGGCTTGCCGGATGCGGGAATTACGTTGACCGCATTCGTCACGATGGTCATGGCGCACGGCTTGAACCTCGCCGCCTATTCGAGTGAGGTATTCCGCGCTGGAATCCTCCACGTGCCGAAGGGGCAAACCGAAGCGGTTTCGAGTCTTGGCATCTCGCCGACGAAGGGCTTCTTCCACGTGGTGCTGCCGCAGGCCCTGCGCGCGGTGCTTGGCCCGCTGACCTCGCTGCTCATTATGGTGTTTCAATCCACATCGCTCGCCTTTGCCATTGGCGTAGGTGAGCTCACGAGCAAGGCATTCTCGATCGGAGCAATGACCTTCCAATATTTCAACGTGTTGGTGCTCGCCGGTGTAATGTACGCGGTCATTTGTATTGTCTCTTCTCGCATCGTCGCCAATGTCGAACACCGACTCAAGGTAGAGCGCTAA
- a CDS encoding FAD-dependent oxidoreductase, translating to MKIAVIGVGAIGSQVLWQLSQRPGVEAHGFESGYIGHPFAGAGGEGRLYRNFELTTEAYMPIVRAASGAWAELEQASGTELIQRQGVLLIGDEGDAQLQHAARMATEWELPYEQLEGDALRTRFPQFAFRRGQIGLVDTTAGVISPEKSIMTAVAQAVQRGATVHEFAPVASIREANEGVEVTRASGEVEAFDRVVVACGGWTTKLVPELRDWIVTRRLTSAWFIGRDDGYLDGLPPFMQVAPGYCYGIPTEGGRSVKLGLGFNDHLPTGDPDTLPRHLEHDAAHEQRDKFAWVMRELLPGLAPNPVRMQTYVESYTRSMHEYLDLAPGHSNTVVLGGFSGHGFKIAPAIGQIGADLAVSGESALDLEFLKSAQPVFEITDAATGATTRNSVVESAGRGN from the coding sequence ATGAAAATAGCAGTAATTGGCGTGGGCGCAATCGGCTCGCAGGTGCTTTGGCAACTCAGCCAGCGCCCGGGCGTCGAGGCCCACGGCTTCGAGAGCGGCTACATCGGGCATCCGTTCGCCGGCGCCGGTGGTGAGGGTCGGCTCTACCGCAACTTCGAACTCACCACCGAGGCCTACATGCCGATCGTGCGCGCCGCATCCGGCGCCTGGGCCGAGCTCGAGCAGGCGAGCGGCACCGAGCTGATCCAGCGGCAGGGCGTGCTGCTCATCGGCGACGAGGGCGACGCGCAGCTGCAGCACGCGGCCCGCATGGCGACCGAGTGGGAGCTGCCCTACGAACAGCTCGAGGGCGACGCACTGCGCACGCGGTTCCCGCAATTCGCCTTCCGCAGGGGGCAGATCGGCCTCGTTGACACGACGGCCGGCGTCATCTCGCCCGAGAAGTCGATCATGACCGCGGTCGCCCAGGCCGTGCAGCGCGGCGCGACCGTGCACGAGTTCGCCCCGGTCGCGTCGATTCGCGAGGCGAACGAGGGTGTCGAGGTGACCCGCGCATCCGGCGAGGTCGAGGCCTTCGACCGGGTCGTGGTGGCGTGCGGCGGCTGGACGACAAAGCTCGTGCCCGAGCTGCGCGACTGGATCGTCACGCGCCGGCTCACCTCGGCCTGGTTCATCGGCCGCGACGACGGCTACCTCGACGGGCTGCCGCCGTTCATGCAGGTCGCCCCGGGCTACTGCTATGGGATTCCGACCGAGGGCGGCCGCTCGGTCAAGCTCGGGCTCGGCTTCAACGACCACCTGCCGACCGGCGACCCCGACACGCTGCCCCGCCACCTCGAGCACGACGCCGCGCACGAACAGCGCGACAAGTTTGCGTGGGTGATGCGCGAGCTGCTGCCCGGGCTCGCGCCGAACCCGGTGCGCATGCAGACCTACGTCGAGAGCTACACGCGCTCGATGCACGAGTACCTCGACCTCGCGCCGGGGCACAGCAACACTGTCGTGCTCGGCGGCTTCTCGGGCCACGGCTTCAAGATCGCGCCGGCCATCGGCCAGATCGGCGCCGACCTCGCCGTGAGCGGCGAGAGCGCCCTCGACCTCGAGTTCCTCAAGTCCGCCCAACCCGTCTTCGAGATCACCGACGCCGCGACCGGCGCGACCACTCGCAACTCCGTTGTCGAGTCGGCCGGCCGCGGCAACTAG
- a CDS encoding haloacid dehalogenase type II: MSNTSPIATFDCYRTLIDFDLNRLALPIVRDRLDEVGIDHDTFLDNLRVVRFYAVARGPYTRYQDLVRLTLEKTMQLHGARYEAEFGDQLVEEAKELPVFPEVPAALQQLKEKGVQLAIISNSDRDFITHHVETIGVDFDYVITAEDAGWYKPNDGAFEHLFKTIDRGPELITHVAQGWEYDIMPAKKYGVRRIWVNRYGFPGSEFYQPYEQISDLSTLPDFWPAV, from the coding sequence ATGAGCAACACCAGCCCGATCGCCACGTTCGACTGCTACCGAACCCTGATCGACTTTGATTTGAACCGTTTGGCGCTGCCGATCGTGCGCGACCGTCTCGATGAGGTTGGGATTGACCACGACACCTTCCTCGACAACCTCCGCGTTGTGCGCTTCTACGCCGTCGCTCGCGGGCCCTACACGCGCTACCAGGACCTCGTGCGCCTCACGCTCGAGAAGACGATGCAGCTGCACGGCGCGCGCTACGAAGCCGAGTTCGGCGACCAGCTCGTCGAAGAGGCGAAGGAACTCCCGGTGTTCCCCGAGGTGCCGGCCGCGCTGCAGCAGCTCAAGGAGAAGGGCGTGCAGCTCGCGATCATCTCGAACTCCGACCGCGACTTCATCACGCACCACGTTGAGACCATCGGCGTCGACTTCGACTACGTCATCACGGCCGAGGACGCCGGCTGGTACAAGCCGAACGACGGCGCGTTCGAGCACCTGTTCAAGACGATCGACCGCGGCCCCGAGCTCATCACGCACGTCGCGCAGGGCTGGGAGTACGACATCATGCCCGCGAAGAAGTACGGCGTGCGCCGCATCTGGGTGAACCGCTACGGGTTCCCGGGCAGCGAGTTCTACCAGCCGTACGAGCAGATCTCCGACCTCTCGACGCTGCCGGACTTCTGGCCGGCCGTGTAG
- a CDS encoding DUF6226 family protein produces MSRYVRPPIDTMAFLELDGQFSGTGYRSPASASPTKFAHPGAALQVVADALVAHLRAAYDVEVTTGLTVADDLLFHPDSEIERAVRIRPRNEKCAPLTLVYTAGGVCLHAGVLHDFPFPARDAAGADWMREADELEREVLAVAAGRYWEGIDKAAHPWIGYAFSFRDGKESGRSRADDWPSDRVDAAKRILFRLPIGWAAWPKVRARIPASVLG; encoded by the coding sequence ATGAGTCGCTACGTGCGTCCGCCGATCGACACCATGGCGTTCCTCGAACTCGACGGACAATTTTCAGGCACCGGCTACCGGAGTCCCGCCTCCGCCTCGCCGACTAAGTTCGCGCATCCGGGTGCAGCCCTGCAAGTCGTCGCCGACGCGCTCGTCGCGCACCTTCGGGCCGCCTATGACGTCGAGGTCACCACCGGCCTCACCGTCGCCGACGACCTGCTGTTCCACCCCGACTCCGAAATCGAACGGGCCGTGCGCATCCGGCCCCGCAACGAAAAGTGCGCGCCGCTCACGCTTGTCTACACCGCCGGCGGTGTCTGCCTGCACGCCGGCGTGCTCCACGACTTCCCCTTCCCGGCCCGCGACGCGGCCGGCGCCGACTGGATGCGCGAGGCCGACGAACTCGAGCGCGAGGTGCTCGCGGTCGCGGCGGGCCGATACTGGGAGGGCATCGACAAGGCCGCCCACCCGTGGATCGGCTACGCCTTCAGCTTTCGCGACGGCAAGGAGTCGGGTCGCTCGCGCGCCGACGACTGGCCGAGCGACCGCGTCGACGCGGCCAAGCGCATCCTCTTTCGCCTGCCGATCGGCTGGGCTGCCTGGCCGAAGGTGCGAGCGCGCATTCCGGCGAGCGTGCTGGGGTAA
- a CDS encoding polysaccharide biosynthesis protein, which produces MNWAPRFGVQYLIDVGAWALAIVLAELLRYEFELGRVSWLPLVGLVLGVAVLQLGVGLLNYLYRGRFAFGTFDEVRGLTMTVLVVGVALLTTVLVFGDALDTPRTVGFIAVPIALITMLAVRWIKRVYVESRYRAAVDAERTLIFGAGVVGTELARRFSTEPDNLFWPVGFVDNDPAKRNLEAHRIRVRGTLDDLERIARETSATTIVVAVARADAELLGRIHAAAGPLGLHVKVLPPIDELFGQGEVRPSDLRDLQIEDLLGRPPLDTHVENVAGYLAGRRVLVTGAGGSIGSELCAQISRFHPAELIMLDRDETGLQTTAIGIDGHGLLDTPDVVLADIRDPDALKTIFRERRPEVVFHAAALKHLPMLEQYPNEGWKTNVLGTSNVLEAARSVDVDVFINISTDKAANPTSVLGHSKRLAERLTAWMGRETGKPYLSVRFGNVIGSRGSMLPLFTRLIEEGRPVTVTHPDVTRYFMTIPEACQLVLQAGGIGSTGEVLILDMGEPVRILDIAKRMIEISGKNIEIVFTGLREGEKLHEELFDVFEANDRPHHPKISHAQVEALAPTALDFDGWQARTQHERHLPKHAAQPVSQGLGQSEPAGKLVPVKAVAAP; this is translated from the coding sequence ATGAATTGGGCACCTCGATTCGGCGTGCAATACCTCATCGATGTCGGCGCCTGGGCACTCGCGATCGTGCTTGCCGAACTGCTGCGTTACGAGTTTGAACTCGGCCGCGTCTCGTGGCTGCCGCTCGTCGGCCTCGTGCTCGGCGTCGCCGTGCTGCAGCTCGGTGTCGGCCTGCTCAACTACCTCTACCGCGGGCGCTTCGCCTTCGGCACCTTCGACGAGGTGCGCGGCCTCACCATGACCGTGCTCGTCGTCGGCGTCGCGCTGCTCACGACGGTGCTCGTGTTCGGCGACGCGCTCGACACCCCGCGCACGGTTGGCTTCATCGCTGTGCCGATCGCGCTCATTACGATGCTCGCGGTGCGCTGGATCAAGCGCGTCTACGTCGAGTCGCGCTATCGCGCCGCGGTCGACGCCGAGCGCACCCTCATCTTCGGCGCCGGCGTCGTCGGCACCGAGCTCGCCCGCCGCTTTTCGACCGAGCCCGACAACCTGTTCTGGCCCGTCGGCTTCGTCGACAACGACCCGGCCAAGCGCAATCTCGAGGCCCACCGCATCCGCGTGCGAGGCACGCTCGACGACCTCGAGCGCATCGCCCGCGAGACCAGCGCGACGACCATCGTCGTCGCCGTCGCGCGCGCCGACGCCGAGCTGCTCGGGCGCATCCATGCCGCCGCTGGCCCGCTCGGCCTGCACGTCAAGGTGCTGCCGCCGATCGACGAGCTGTTCGGGCAGGGCGAGGTGCGGCCGTCCGACCTGCGCGACCTGCAGATCGAAGACCTGCTCGGCCGCCCGCCGCTCGACACCCACGTCGAAAACGTCGCCGGCTACCTCGCGGGTCGCCGCGTGCTCGTCACCGGCGCCGGCGGCTCGATCGGCTCGGAGCTCTGCGCCCAAATCTCGCGCTTCCACCCCGCCGAGCTCATCATGCTCGACCGCGACGAAACCGGCCTGCAGACCACCGCGATCGGCATCGACGGCCACGGCCTGCTCGACACTCCCGACGTCGTGCTCGCCGACATTCGCGACCCCGACGCGCTCAAGACGATCTTCCGCGAGCGCCGGCCCGAGGTCGTGTTTCACGCCGCGGCGCTGAAACACCTGCCGATGCTCGAGCAGTACCCCAACGAGGGGTGGAAAACGAACGTGCTCGGCACGAGCAATGTGCTCGAGGCGGCCCGTTCGGTCGACGTCGACGTGTTCATCAACATCTCGACCGACAAGGCGGCGAACCCAACGAGCGTGCTCGGCCACTCGAAGCGCCTCGCCGAGCGACTCACCGCCTGGATGGGCCGGGAGACGGGCAAGCCCTACCTCTCGGTGCGCTTCGGCAACGTCATCGGCAGCCGCGGCTCGATGCTGCCGCTGTTCACTCGCCTCATCGAAGAGGGCCGGCCCGTCACGGTGACCCACCCCGACGTCACCCGCTACTTCATGACGATCCCCGAAGCGTGCCAGCTTGTGCTGCAGGCCGGCGGCATCGGCAGCACCGGCGAGGTGCTCATCCTCGACATGGGTGAACCGGTGCGCATTCTCGACATCGCAAAGCGCATGATCGAGATCTCGGGCAAGAACATCGAGATCGTCTTCACCGGCCTGCGCGAGGGCGAAAAGCTGCACGAAGAGCTCTTCGACGTGTTCGAAGCGAACGACCGCCCCCACCACCCGAAGATTTCGCACGCGCAGGTCGAGGCACTCGCCCCGACGGCGCTCGACTTCGACGGCTGGCAGGCGCGCACGCAGCACGAGCGGCACCTGCCGAAGCACGCCGCGCAGCCGGTGTCGCAGGGGCTCGGCCAATCTGAACCCGCTGGCAAGCTCGTGCCGGTGAAGGCGGTGGCGGCGCCGTGA
- a CDS encoding DegT/DnrJ/EryC1/StrS family aminotransferase — protein MTLTVDSPRSPAGESTGRIFLSPPDVGDAEEQAVVAAMRSGWIAPAGPDLTAFEEELAARVGVAHGVGLSSATAALHLGLRTLGVGPGDVVITSTMTFAATANAIVYTGAEPFFIDADPSTGNLDPQLVERALEQLRAAGEHVAAIVPVDLFGKTVDYTAIGAIAARAGVPILADAAESLGATHAGRAAGSFGEAAAVSFNGNKIMTTSGGGMLLTDDGELADRVRYFATQARQPVTHYEHVDIGYNYRLSNLLAALGRAQLARLDDMIVRRREVRDGYKALFAEIDGVEVFGTEGDECDNAWLTSVIVDASVTGWSAAELSAALAADDIESRPLWKPMHLQPVFTGSRGIITGASQRLFEQGLTLPSGSALSDADIARIHSVVRTHAQTGTR, from the coding sequence GTGACCCTGACCGTCGACTCGCCGCGCTCGCCCGCTGGCGAATCCACCGGCCGCATCTTCCTCTCGCCACCCGATGTGGGCGACGCCGAGGAGCAGGCGGTCGTGGCCGCCATGCGCTCCGGCTGGATCGCTCCCGCCGGGCCCGACCTCACCGCGTTCGAGGAGGAGCTCGCGGCACGCGTCGGCGTTGCCCACGGCGTCGGCCTCAGCTCGGCGACCGCGGCGCTCCACCTGGGCCTGCGCACTCTCGGCGTCGGCCCCGGCGACGTCGTCATCACCTCGACCATGACCTTCGCGGCCACCGCGAACGCCATCGTCTACACCGGCGCCGAACCCTTCTTCATCGACGCCGACCCGAGCACCGGCAACCTCGACCCGCAGCTCGTCGAGCGCGCACTCGAGCAGCTGCGGGCCGCGGGCGAACACGTGGCGGCGATCGTGCCCGTCGACCTCTTCGGCAAGACGGTCGACTACACGGCAATCGGGGCGATCGCCGCCCGCGCGGGCGTGCCCATCCTTGCGGATGCGGCGGAGTCGCTCGGTGCGACCCACGCGGGCAGGGCGGCCGGCAGCTTCGGCGAGGCGGCCGCGGTGTCGTTCAACGGCAACAAGATCATGACCACTTCGGGCGGCGGGATGCTGCTGACCGACGACGGCGAATTGGCCGACCGCGTGCGCTACTTCGCGACGCAGGCGCGCCAACCAGTCACGCACTACGAGCACGTCGACATCGGCTACAACTATCGCCTCAGCAACCTGCTCGCCGCGCTCGGCCGCGCGCAACTCGCTCGCCTCGACGACATGATCGTCCGCCGCCGCGAGGTGCGCGACGGCTATAAGGCGCTGTTCGCCGAGATCGACGGCGTCGAGGTGTTCGGCACCGAGGGCGACGAATGCGACAACGCCTGGCTCACCTCGGTCATCGTCGATGCTTCGGTGACGGGCTGGAGCGCGGCCGAACTCAGCGCGGCGCTCGCTGCCGACGATATCGAGAGCCGGCCCCTGTGGAAGCCGATGCACTTGCAGCCCGTCTTCACCGGCTCTCGCGGCATCATCACCGGTGCCTCGCAGCGACTCTTCGAGCAGGGCCTCACGCTGCCGAGCGGGTCTGCGCTCAGCGACGCCGACATCGCGCGCATCCACTCGGTCGTTCGCACGCACGCACAGACGGGAACCCGATGA
- a CDS encoding glycosyltransferase family 4 protein: protein MTTNTDARTRTTVSPAAPDTTPVPGRVIYGVTIGGSAFSLLRGQLAWLRERGWDVRLVSSPDDDAYIAAEREGVRFYQLPMTRSITPIQDAIALRRWLKLIDKLKPAAVNVGTPKAGLLGGVAAWLRRVPRRLYVVRGLRIEGTRGPLSWLLWLTEWATMRVATDVLFVSPSLALEAQRRGLLDARKSWAIGSGSSNGVLAHQVAARAGEVNRVELRERLGLGADDFVVGFVGRITYDKGVDQIIDAFSRLTDPRIRLLCIGEPENPELAAQIDVLGDRVSVVGWTNDLWGHLSAMDVLCLPTLREGFPNVVLEASSVGMPTITTCATGAIDSVVDGETGLLFDVGDTETLLRHIHTLAADDELRERMGAAARQRVLTEFQPERIWSGVEEILQGVDEPQIAHRITGK, encoded by the coding sequence ATGACCACGAACACCGATGCCCGCACCCGCACGACCGTCTCCCCAGCGGCTCCCGACACCACCCCCGTGCCCGGCCGCGTCATTTACGGCGTGACGATCGGCGGCAGCGCGTTCAGCCTGCTGCGCGGCCAGCTCGCCTGGCTGCGCGAGCGCGGCTGGGATGTGCGGCTCGTCTCGTCGCCCGACGACGACGCGTACATCGCGGCCGAGCGCGAGGGCGTGCGGTTCTACCAGCTGCCGATGACGCGCAGCATCACGCCGATTCAGGACGCGATCGCGCTGCGCCGCTGGCTGAAGCTCATTGACAAGCTCAAGCCCGCCGCCGTGAACGTCGGCACGCCGAAGGCCGGTCTGCTCGGCGGCGTCGCCGCGTGGCTGCGCCGGGTGCCGCGGCGTCTCTACGTCGTGCGCGGCCTGCGCATCGAGGGCACGCGCGGGCCTCTCAGCTGGCTCCTGTGGCTCACCGAATGGGCGACGATGCGGGTCGCGACCGACGTGCTGTTCGTGAGCCCGTCGCTCGCGCTCGAGGCGCAGCGGCGCGGGCTGCTCGACGCCCGCAAGTCGTGGGCGATCGGCTCGGGCTCGAGCAACGGCGTGCTCGCGCACCAGGTCGCCGCGCGCGCCGGCGAGGTCAACCGCGTCGAGCTGCGCGAGCGGCTCGGTCTCGGCGCCGACGACTTCGTGGTCGGGTTTGTTGGCAGAATCACCTACGACAAGGGCGTCGACCAGATCATCGACGCGTTCTCGCGCCTGACCGACCCGCGCATCCGCCTGCTCTGCATCGGCGAACCCGAGAACCCAGAACTCGCCGCGCAGATCGACGTGCTCGGCGATCGCGTCAGCGTCGTGGGGTGGACGAACGACCTCTGGGGGCACCTCTCGGCCATGGATGTGCTCTGCCTGCCGACCCTGCGCGAAGGGTTCCCGAACGTGGTGCTCGAGGCCTCCTCGGTCGGCATGCCGACGATCACGACGTGCGCCACCGGCGCGATCGACTCGGTCGTCGATGGCGAGACCGGCTTGCTCTTCGACGTGGGCGACACGGAGACGCTGCTGCGACACATCCACACGCTCGCGGCCGACGACGAGCTTCGCGAGCGGATGGGCGCGGCCGCACGCCAGCGGGTGCTCACCGAGTTTCAACCCGAGCGCATCTGGTCGGGCGTCGAAGAGATTCTGCAGGGCGTCGACGAGCCGCAGATCGCACATCGAATTACGGGCAAGTAG
- a CDS encoding glycosyltransferase, with translation MTTDLTVVASYGRTAGSARVRMYDWLDHLGLVAREYKYLDTSRLGMGTLARRPLDATRAELGLARLASRPGQGPVLLSRRASPISTGRLEASLLRRAGRGIYDFDDALSVATDGPFPLAKIWRRSVEAVDVVIAGNDLLAAEARQYADNVIVIPSCVEPDIYLAKHDYEFDRPTAVWIGSPSTESYLATIAQPLLEAHRRTGLRLRLVSAGAASLGALDTMIDRVPWTPTGFAAALESADVGIMPLPDDAWTRGKCAYKLLQYAATALPLIGTPVGANRGVLDGAQGWAANSDDEWLTALFACIEAPATERAARGAAAREFVTANFSFAAWAPTWRQAVFGS, from the coding sequence ATGACCACTGACCTCACCGTGGTCGCGTCGTACGGGCGCACGGCCGGCAGCGCCCGAGTGCGCATGTACGACTGGCTTGATCACCTCGGGCTCGTGGCGCGCGAGTACAAGTACCTCGATACGTCGCGGCTCGGCATGGGCACGCTCGCGCGGCGGCCCCTCGATGCCACGCGGGCCGAACTTGGGCTCGCTCGCCTCGCAAGCCGGCCCGGCCAGGGTCCCGTGCTGCTCTCGCGTCGCGCGAGCCCCATCAGCACCGGGCGACTCGAGGCCTCGCTCCTGCGGCGTGCGGGGCGCGGCATCTACGACTTCGACGACGCCCTCTCGGTGGCGACCGACGGGCCATTCCCGCTCGCGAAGATCTGGCGCCGCTCGGTCGAGGCCGTCGACGTCGTCATCGCCGGCAATGACCTGCTTGCCGCCGAGGCGCGGCAGTACGCTGACAACGTCATCGTGATTCCGAGCTGCGTCGAACCCGACATCTACCTGGCGAAGCACGACTACGAGTTCGACCGCCCGACCGCGGTCTGGATCGGCAGCCCGAGCACTGAGTCGTACCTCGCGACGATCGCGCAGCCGCTGCTCGAGGCGCACCGCCGCACCGGCCTACGGCTGCGGCTCGTGAGCGCGGGTGCGGCCTCCCTCGGCGCGCTCGACACCATGATCGACCGCGTTCCCTGGACTCCGACCGGATTCGCCGCCGCGCTCGAGTCGGCTGACGTCGGCATCATGCCGCTGCCCGACGATGCGTGGACCCGCGGCAAGTGCGCCTACAAGCTGCTCCAATACGCGGCGACCGCGCTGCCCCTCATCGGTACACCCGTCGGCGCGAACCGCGGCGTGCTCGACGGGGCGCAGGGATGGGCGGCGAACTCCGACGACGAATGGCTCACCGCCCTCTTCGCCTGCATCGAGGCGCCCGCCACCGAGCGCGCCGCCCGCGGCGCGGCCGCCCGCGAGTTCGTCACCGCCAACTTCAGCTTCGCGGCCTGGGCGCCCACCTGGCGCCAAGCCGTGTTCGGTAGCTAG
- a CDS encoding polysaccharide biosynthesis tyrosine autokinase: MDLRDYVRVLRKRWLLIVACTLLGVLIGGGFSMLATPKYESTTQLYVAVRTSSDQGASDLVQGTTFARQAVVSYVDVVTSAIVLDQVATELGIDGGSEVLKHEVRAETPTDSVLINITASGTNPDDVTELANTTGTIFAETVSTQIEIPDATGVSRVQIITIQPAVVPASPVTPNYPINIGLGLVLGLLVGIALAVLREINDNRVHSPKEVQRITMAPVLGGINQDAEAKQRPLIVHAEPRNPRAERYRSLRTNLQFVTPDEGSKVFVVTSAMPGEGKSVTTANLAIALAEAGARVVLVDGDLRKPRIADYMGIEGAVGLTDVLIGNVELDDVVQPWGRAELRVLPAGRIPPNPSELLGSVAMNKVLADLAEIADYVLIDSSPLLLVTDAAVAAQHANGVILVAASGSTRRQELAGAVQTLERAGSKLLGIVLTKVPLKDASYGSYGSYGVTQTYGDPAVVEADPSASDASDEELLPGLTIGQAGGGSTRAARPGRGATGATSASGATSASASAGASSPGAASANRPTSAKASASTDR, from the coding sequence TTGGATCTGCGTGACTATGTGCGAGTGCTGCGCAAGCGCTGGCTCCTGATTGTCGCTTGCACGCTCCTGGGCGTGTTGATCGGCGGGGGCTTTTCGATGCTCGCGACACCCAAATACGAATCCACGACCCAGCTCTACGTCGCCGTGCGCACGAGCTCTGACCAGGGCGCGAGTGACCTCGTGCAGGGCACGACCTTCGCCCGCCAGGCCGTCGTCAGCTACGTCGATGTCGTCACGAGCGCCATCGTGCTCGACCAGGTTGCCACCGAGCTCGGGATCGACGGTGGCTCCGAAGTGCTTAAGCACGAGGTGCGGGCCGAGACCCCGACCGACTCCGTGCTCATCAACATCACCGCATCCGGCACCAACCCCGACGACGTCACCGAGCTCGCGAACACGACCGGCACGATCTTTGCCGAGACGGTCTCGACGCAGATCGAGATTCCGGATGCGACGGGCGTGAGCCGCGTGCAGATCATCACGATTCAGCCCGCGGTGGTGCCGGCGAGCCCGGTGACGCCGAACTACCCCATCAACATCGGGCTCGGCCTCGTGCTCGGCCTGCTCGTCGGCATCGCGCTCGCGGTGTTGCGGGAGATCAATGACAACCGCGTGCACTCGCCGAAGGAGGTGCAGCGCATTACGATGGCGCCCGTGCTCGGCGGCATCAACCAAGACGCCGAGGCGAAGCAACGCCCGCTCATCGTGCATGCCGAGCCGCGCAACCCGCGCGCCGAGCGCTACCGCTCACTGCGCACGAACCTCCAGTTCGTCACCCCCGACGAGGGCAGCAAAGTGTTCGTCGTCACGAGCGCGATGCCGGGCGAGGGTAAGTCGGTCACGACCGCGAACCTCGCGATTGCGCTCGCCGAGGCGGGCGCTCGCGTCGTGCTCGTCGACGGCGACCTGCGCAAGCCCCGCATCGCCGACTACATGGGCATCGAGGGCGCCGTCGGCCTCACCGATGTGCTCATCGGCAATGTCGAACTCGACGATGTCGTGCAGCCGTGGGGTCGCGCCGAGTTGCGGGTGCTGCCGGCGGGGCGCATCCCGCCCAACCCGAGCGAGTTGCTTGGTTCGGTCGCGATGAACAAGGTGCTCGCGGATCTCGCAGAGATTGCCGACTATGTGCTCATCGACTCGTCGCCGCTGTTGCTCGTGACGGATGCGGCGGTCGCGGCCCAGCACGCGAACGGCGTGATTCTCGTCGCGGCCTCGGGCTCGACACGTCGACAGGAGCTCGCCGGCGCCGTGCAGACCCTCGAGCGCGCGGGCAGCAAGCTGCTCGGCATCGTGCTCACGAAGGTGCCGCTCAAGGATGCGAGTTACGGCAGCTATGGCAGCTACGGGGTGACGCAGACCTACGGCGATCCGGCCGTCGTTGAGGCGGATCCGAGCGCGAGCGATGCCTCCGATGAGGAGCTGCTGCCGGGGCTGACGATTGGGCAGGCGGGCGGCGGATCGACGCGGGCCGCGCGGCCGGGGCGCGGGGCGACCGGCGCGACCTCCGCATCCGGCGCGACCAGTGCATCCGCTTCAGCCGGCGCATCCTCCCCAGGCGCCGCATCCGCGAACCGACCCACCTCAGCGAAGGCCTCCGCCTCGACCGACAGATAG
- a CDS encoding low molecular weight phosphatase family protein has translation MTVRILPVCTGNICRSPMAMQLLRLQLDPQQFSLASAGVAAVEGAPMDPVSRLIAERLGVPDAGEHVARQLTRHMVAEADLVLALTLEHRRQIVELRPAAAKYTYTLREFARIVDEVPDAEFAAVVAEAKQPVHAALKAVAAHRGMLPPAAPSTLDVVDPYGRSARVHERAAAEVAPAVNSIARFFARSVSAFTPES, from the coding sequence ATGACGGTGCGCATCCTCCCCGTGTGTACCGGCAATATCTGCCGATCGCCCATGGCCATGCAGCTGCTGCGCCTGCAGCTCGACCCGCAACAGTTTTCGCTCGCGAGCGCTGGCGTTGCCGCCGTTGAAGGTGCGCCGATGGACCCGGTGTCGCGGCTCATCGCCGAGCGCCTCGGGGTGCCGGATGCGGGGGAGCACGTTGCGCGGCAGCTCACACGGCACATGGTGGCCGAGGCCGACCTCGTGCTCGCGCTGACGCTCGAGCATCGCCGGCAGATTGTTGAGCTGCGGCCCGCCGCGGCGAAGTACACGTACACGCTGCGCGAGTTCGCGCGGATCGTCGACGAGGTGCCCGACGCCGAGTTCGCGGCCGTGGTCGCTGAGGCGAAGCAGCCCGTGCATGCTGCGCTCAAGGCGGTGGCGGCGCATCGCGGCATGCTGCCGCCGGCCGCGCCGTCGACGCTCGATGTGGTCGACCCGTACGGTCGCTCGGCGCGGGTGCACGAGAGGGCGGCCGCCGAGGTTGCGCCCGCGGTGAATTCGATCGCCCGATTCTTCGCCCGCAGCGTTTCTGCCTTTACCCCCGAAAGTTGA